In one window of Rhodoglobus vestalii DNA:
- a CDS encoding IS481 family transposase, with amino-acid sequence MSHANAELTPRARLRLARLIVEEGWSIASAARMFRVSWPTAKRWAQRFTQHGDAGMQDRSSRPRHSPNKTPESLKRKIIALRWRKRLGPVQIAGQLTIAPSTVHAVLVRCRVNRLSFITRQTGEPVHRYEHEYPGSMIHVDVTKFGNIPDGGGHRYVGRQQGGANRAATTRRTGIRAADRTARLGTSFVHTVIDDNSRVAYAEICSDEKADTAIGVLQRAVLWFAERGVVVERVLSDNGSAYKSHAWRDACTELSLTPKRTRPYRPQTNGKIERFHRTLGGGWAYGRFYGSDTERRAALQPWLHYYNHHRLHSAIGNKPPLSRLTNLPGHYS; translated from the coding sequence GTGTCCCACGCTAATGCTGAACTGACCCCGCGCGCCCGTCTGCGGCTGGCGCGCCTGATCGTCGAGGAAGGGTGGAGTATCGCGTCGGCGGCGAGGATGTTCCGGGTCTCGTGGCCGACCGCGAAACGGTGGGCCCAGCGTTTCACCCAGCATGGCGACGCGGGGATGCAGGATCGCAGCTCCCGCCCTCGTCACTCGCCGAACAAGACGCCGGAGTCCCTCAAGCGCAAGATCATCGCGTTGCGGTGGCGTAAACGTCTGGGACCGGTTCAGATCGCCGGCCAGCTGACAATCGCCCCGTCGACCGTGCACGCCGTGCTGGTGCGGTGTCGGGTCAACCGACTCTCGTTCATCACCCGGCAGACAGGGGAACCGGTGCACCGTTACGAGCACGAGTATCCCGGCTCGATGATCCACGTTGATGTGACAAAGTTCGGCAACATCCCCGACGGGGGTGGCCATCGTTACGTGGGACGCCAGCAAGGAGGCGCGAATCGTGCGGCGACCACTCGCCGCACAGGCATACGGGCCGCGGACCGCACCGCGCGGCTGGGCACTTCGTTCGTGCACACCGTCATCGATGACAACTCCCGCGTCGCCTACGCGGAGATCTGCTCAGATGAGAAAGCCGATACTGCCATCGGGGTGCTGCAACGCGCGGTGCTCTGGTTCGCCGAACGCGGAGTGGTCGTCGAGCGTGTGCTCTCCGACAACGGGTCCGCTTACAAGTCGCACGCCTGGCGAGACGCCTGCACCGAACTCTCGCTCACGCCGAAACGGACCCGGCCCTACCGGCCTCAGACGAACGGGAAGATCGAACGCTTCCACCGCACCCTCGGCGGCGGCTGGGCCTACGGACGCTTCTACGGCTCCGACACCGAACGACGCGCCGCACTGCAACCATGGCTGCACTACTACAATCACCACAGGCTCCACTCCGCAATCGGAAACAAGCCACCCCTCAGCCGGTTAACTAACCTCCCCGGGCATTACAGCTAG
- a CDS encoding amidohydrolase family protein, which translates to MTGDIIDFRVQPPFESFGSIFFFRDREVNPDPVTISPFAVGRRSAPSFDQFSMELFTTEMDHSGIKHAVIMGQHAAPEYGSVNNADIAKLVSDDQERFTGFAGIDANAPGAMEELESAIALGCRGISLVTGWSRKAYHEDAPVLEPILAVCAARGLPVMFTSSHYIGPDLSWAEPHYIQRVALAHPDLTVIVGHGNWPWTTAACALAMRCPNVYLMPEFYMYMPGMPGARDYIDAANGFLAHRFLYSSCYPTLSLEQALENFSALPISPKSRKLMLYENAARVLSL; encoded by the coding sequence ATGACTGGAGATATCATTGACTTCCGTGTGCAACCGCCATTTGAAAGCTTCGGATCCATCTTCTTCTTTAGGGACCGCGAGGTTAACCCTGACCCGGTCACGATATCACCGTTTGCCGTGGGACGAAGGTCGGCGCCCTCTTTTGACCAGTTCTCCATGGAATTGTTCACGACGGAGATGGATCATTCAGGAATCAAGCACGCAGTTATCATGGGTCAGCACGCTGCTCCGGAATACGGGTCAGTAAACAATGCTGACATCGCCAAGCTAGTGAGCGACGACCAAGAGAGATTCACGGGCTTCGCCGGTATTGATGCAAATGCCCCTGGAGCGATGGAAGAGCTTGAATCGGCAATAGCGTTGGGGTGCAGAGGGATATCCTTAGTGACCGGCTGGTCGCGAAAAGCTTATCACGAGGATGCGCCGGTCCTCGAGCCTATATTGGCGGTTTGCGCCGCCCGGGGCCTACCGGTTATGTTTACTTCCAGCCACTACATCGGGCCAGACCTGTCGTGGGCAGAGCCGCACTACATACAGCGAGTTGCTCTTGCTCATCCTGATCTTACGGTCATCGTCGGTCATGGTAACTGGCCTTGGACCACAGCGGCCTGCGCATTGGCGATGCGGTGTCCGAACGTTTATCTCATGCCCGAGTTCTATATGTACATGCCCGGAATGCCGGGAGCAAGGGACTACATTGACGCCGCAAATGGGTTCCTGGCACACCGTTTTTTGTACTCCTCTTGCTACCCGACCCTGTCGCTCGAGCAGGCTCTGGAGAATTTCAGTGCTCTTCCCATTTCACCCAAGTCGCGAAAGTTGATGCTTTATGAAAATGCGGCTCGTGTGCTGTCTTTGTAA
- a CDS encoding SDR family NAD(P)-dependent oxidoreductase, translating to MQDYASSKGAYPYANSKTGVIMCSRTLAAELPRDDVRVHAVCPTAIDSPMVLRAAMGAGNGPRCSMGVGR from the coding sequence TTGCAGGACTACGCGAGCAGCAAAGGAGCCTACCCGTACGCGAACTCGAAAACAGGAGTAATCATGTGTTCGAGGACCCTTGCGGCTGAGTTGCCACGGGATGATGTGAGGGTGCACGCGGTCTGTCCTACCGCAATCGATTCGCCAATGGTGCTGCGCGCCGCTATGGGGGCAGGCAACGGCCCGAGGTGCTCTATGGGCGTCGGAAGATGA
- a CDS encoding tyrosine-type recombinase/integrase, producing MRYVAVRDPASLPVTSRVLAIPAKRFDRPVLGYLTREQVAVILAAPDRASWSGRRDAVMLATNYNTGARVSEITALRVRDVLLERQTAVLLHGKGRKERVIPLWKNTATELRAWLTRIDGTSEAPVFPNRAGEPMSRSGVRDRLDRAVAAAEQHCPSLQDQHISPHTLRHSTAMHLLQSGTDLATIALWLGHSSPATTHQYLEADLSAKEAVLQHLADPGPAPARFQPDDSLLGFLQGL from the coding sequence ATGCGTTACGTAGCAGTGCGCGACCCGGCTTCGCTACCAGTCACCAGCCGGGTGCTGGCCATCCCGGCCAAACGGTTCGACCGTCCCGTGCTTGGCTATCTGACCCGTGAGCAGGTCGCCGTGATCCTGGCCGCACCGGACCGCGCTTCCTGGAGCGGGCGCCGAGACGCAGTGATGCTCGCCACCAATTACAACACCGGTGCTCGCGTCTCGGAGATCACCGCACTTCGCGTGCGCGATGTCCTACTGGAGCGTCAAACCGCGGTGCTTCTGCACGGCAAGGGCCGCAAGGAACGTGTCATCCCGCTCTGGAAGAACACCGCGACCGAACTTCGGGCCTGGTTGACCAGAATCGACGGCACTTCCGAGGCGCCGGTGTTTCCCAACCGGGCCGGTGAGCCGATGTCTCGCTCCGGGGTTCGGGACCGACTCGATCGGGCTGTTGCTGCGGCAGAACAACATTGCCCGTCTCTGCAGGACCAGCACATCTCCCCGCACACGCTGCGCCACTCGACCGCGATGCACCTGCTGCAATCCGGAACGGACCTAGCCACCATTGCCTTGTGGCTCGGACATTCCAGCCCGGCGACCACGCATCAGTACCTCGAAGCCGATCTGTCCGCCAAGGAAGCCGTCCTGCAACACCTAGCAGATCCCGGCCCAGCCCCCGCGCGCTTCCAGCCCGACGATAGTCTCCTCGGCTTCCTTCAAGGTCTCTGA
- a CDS encoding site-specific integrase: MRAPQIGFPQLVQDFFLQRLITQRGASARTVESYRDAFELLFGYLEKHAGTSPSALQMADLDAPLVLDFLDHLETERHNSARTRNARLGSDPFLHALRSSARPGFATSHQPGAGHPGQTVRPSRAWLSDP, encoded by the coding sequence ATGAGGGCTCCACAGATAGGATTCCCACAACTTGTGCAGGACTTCTTCCTCCAACGTCTGATCACCCAGCGCGGGGCCAGCGCCCGCACGGTAGAAAGCTACCGCGACGCTTTCGAGTTGCTGTTCGGGTATCTCGAGAAGCACGCCGGCACCTCGCCGTCGGCATTGCAGATGGCAGATCTGGACGCACCCTTGGTGCTGGACTTCCTCGACCATCTCGAGACCGAGCGCCACAACAGCGCCCGGACCCGCAACGCGCGCCTTGGTAGCGATCCATTCCTTCATGCGTTACGTAGCAGTGCGCGACCCGGCTTCGCTACCAGTCACCAGCCGGGTGCTGGCCATCCCGGCCAAACGGTTCGACCGTCCCGTGCTTGGCTATCTGACCCGTGA
- a CDS encoding tyrosine-type recombinase/integrase, with translation MSGDVASRVVEFVALRRGLGYRSPSHERALRSFASYLDAAGHHGPIPLESSLNWAAETASTDPHNPARRLTTVRGFLRHLAGSDGATEVPIPGLLGPNGHRKPPHIYSDREIGDLLQATTRLAPTDGLRPRCYATLFGLIACTGLRISEALALTCDDVDLAGGLLTVRAGKRGRSRLVPLHPSALGPLGAYATEREQRFGHPSGGQPFFRTDRSDRVSYNAAEHTFGVLRRQLGWTAVGRTRTPRIHDLRHRMVVRRIEAWHAQEVNIDAKIAVLATYMGHAEVRSLYWYFSAAPELMGIISERFEAFADPAAGAS, from the coding sequence ATGAGCGGGGACGTGGCCTCACGTGTGGTTGAATTTGTGGCGCTGCGCCGTGGCCTTGGCTACCGCTCGCCCAGCCATGAGCGGGCATTGCGCTCGTTCGCAAGCTATCTGGACGCGGCAGGGCATCACGGGCCGATCCCACTGGAGTCGAGCCTCAACTGGGCGGCGGAGACTGCCTCCACCGATCCACACAACCCGGCACGCAGGTTGACGACGGTGCGCGGATTCCTTCGTCACCTGGCTGGCTCTGATGGCGCGACCGAGGTCCCCATCCCCGGGCTGTTGGGCCCCAACGGCCACCGCAAACCACCACACATCTACTCCGACCGGGAGATCGGTGACCTGCTCCAAGCCACCACACGCCTGGCCCCGACCGACGGATTGAGGCCGCGCTGTTACGCCACCTTGTTCGGGCTGATCGCCTGCACCGGTCTACGGATCAGCGAAGCGTTGGCGCTGACCTGTGATGACGTGGACCTGGCAGGAGGCTTACTCACCGTGCGGGCCGGGAAACGCGGTCGAAGTCGACTCGTGCCCCTGCATCCCAGCGCATTGGGGCCACTGGGCGCATACGCTACCGAGCGGGAACAACGCTTCGGCCATCCAAGTGGGGGCCAGCCGTTTTTCCGCACCGACCGCAGCGACCGGGTCAGTTACAACGCCGCCGAGCACACGTTCGGTGTCTTGCGCCGGCAGCTGGGCTGGACCGCCGTCGGACGCACCCGGACACCGCGCATCCACGACCTGCGACACCGGATGGTGGTGCGGCGCATCGAGGCCTGGCACGCCCAAGAGGTCAACATCGACGCCAAGATCGCGGTGTTGGCAACCTACATGGGCCACGCGGAAGTGCGGAGCCTCTATTGGTATTTCTCAGCCGCGCCGGAACTGATGGGCATCATCTCTGAGCGTTTCGAAGCCTTCGCCGACCCCGCGGCAGGTGCGTCATGA
- a CDS encoding tyrosine-type recombinase/integrase, with product MPLVQNGSHLDQHSRQRGRERRIEPCQLRNLRHSTSLKNFQAKTGLIIARALSSSIVRRAVEHALERAGIDAPTHGANLLRHSLATGLLEHEAGLSQIADLMGHSSLATTRIYAAVNVAALREVGLPWPEATS from the coding sequence CTGCCGCTCGTCCAGAATGGGTCCCACCTCGACCAGCACTCCCGCCAACGCGGTCGCGAACGCCGTATCGAACCCTGCCAACTCCGTAATCTCAGACATAGCACAAGCCTAAAGAACTTTCAGGCCAAAACTGGGTTAATTATCGCGCGAGCCCTTAGCAGCAGCATCGTCAGGCGTGCGGTCGAGCATGCCTTGGAGCGCGCGGGGATCGACGCACCGACGCATGGGGCCAATCTGCTGCGTCACTCGCTGGCCACCGGGTTGCTTGAGCACGAGGCAGGGCTGTCACAGATCGCCGATTTGATGGGTCATTCCTCGCTGGCTACCACCAGAATCTATGCAGCGGTCAATGTCGCGGCGTTACGCGAGGTCGGCCTACCGTGGCCAGAGGCGACGTCATGA
- a CDS encoding IS3 family transposase (programmed frameshift) — protein sequence MTTARRKFTQEFRDELCREVISTSKPIRDVAESYGVGHETLRNWLIKYREANGGTETELTVPERARLKVLERENQELKAETQFLKKGGRLLRAGAAVVSKYEFIDSQKAEPNNRNPVVNMCRWLEVSTSGFYHWLTRPQSATSARRETLLARIRHYFEESDGTYGYRRIHADLTAEQTQCSPELVRQLMRQEGLVACQPRPFRVTTEADALAAANVPDLVKRDFTADRPGMKFIGDITYIHTWQGFVYLATVIDCYSKKVVGWSIADHMRTELVEDALKNAAATTLIAPDAIWHSDRGSVYTSAVYRALVTSLGMRSSMGRTGVCWDNSMAESFFSMLKNERVYRTVYATKTQARSDIIRYIEGFYNSRRRHSALDYRRPNEVHYGYQQPALAA from the exons ATGACCACAGCACGCCGGAAATTTACCCAGGAGTTCAGAGATGAGTTGTGTCGGGAGGTGATCAGCACCTCGAAGCCGATCAGGGACGTGGCCGAGTCCTACGGGGTCGGCCACGAAACATTGCGCAACTGGCTGATCAAGTATCGCGAAGCGAATGGTGGCACCGAGACGGAGCTGACCGTCCCCGAGCGTGCCCGTCTCAAAGTACTCGAGCGGGAAAATCAGGAGCTCAAGGCTGAGACCCAATTTTTGAAAAAAG GCGGCCGCTTACTTCGCGCGGGAGCAGCGGTAGTGAGCAAGTACGAATTCATCGACTCCCAAAAAGCTGAGCCCAACAACCGGAATCCTGTGGTGAATATGTGTCGCTGGTTGGAGGTGTCAACCTCTGGTTTCTACCACTGGCTGACGCGCCCGCAATCGGCGACGTCGGCCCGCCGGGAAACCCTCTTGGCGCGGATCCGACACTATTTTGAGGAGTCTGACGGCACTTACGGGTATCGGCGAATCCACGCGGACCTGACCGCCGAGCAGACGCAGTGTTCCCCCGAACTCGTCCGGCAGCTGATGCGCCAGGAAGGCCTCGTAGCCTGCCAACCACGGCCATTCCGGGTCACGACGGAGGCCGACGCGTTGGCCGCAGCAAACGTGCCCGACCTTGTCAAACGCGACTTCACCGCGGATCGTCCGGGGATGAAATTCATCGGAGACATCACGTATATCCACACCTGGCAGGGGTTCGTCTACCTGGCCACGGTCATCGACTGCTACTCGAAGAAAGTCGTTGGCTGGTCCATTGCCGATCACATGCGTACCGAACTCGTCGAGGACGCTCTCAAGAATGCCGCGGCAACGACCCTGATCGCGCCTGACGCCATTTGGCACTCCGATCGCGGAAGCGTCTACACCTCAGCCGTCTACCGGGCCCTGGTGACCAGTCTGGGCATGCGCTCATCTATGGGCCGCACCGGCGTCTGTTGGGATAACAGCATGGCGGAAAGTTTCTTCTCGATGCTCAAGAATGAGCGCGTGTATCGGACCGTTTACGCGACCAAGACGCAGGCTCGCAGCGACATCATCCGCTATATCGAGGGATTTTACAACAGTCGCAGGCGGCACTCAGCGCTCGATTATCGACGGCCCAACGAAGTCCACTATGGTTATCAACAGCCAGCCCTGGCAGCGTAG
- a CDS encoding IS481 family transposase, whose product MSHANAELTPRARLRLARLIVEEGWSIASAARMFRVSWPTAKRWAQRFTQHGDAGMQDRSSRPRHSPNKTPESLKRKIIALRWRKRLGPVQIAGQLTIAPSTVHAVLVRCRVNRLSFITRQTGEPVHRYEHEYPGSMIHVDVTKFGNIPDGGGHRYVGRQQGGANRAATTRRTGIRAADRTARLGTSFVHTVIDDNSRVAYAEICSDEKADTAIGVLQRAVLWFAERGVVVERVLSDNGSAYKSHAWRDACTELSLTPKRTRPYRPQTNGKIERFHRTLGGGWAYGRFYGSDTERRAALQPWLHYYNHHRLHSAIGNKPPLSRLTRVCCTSR is encoded by the coding sequence GTGTCCCACGCTAATGCTGAACTGACCCCGCGCGCCCGTCTGCGGCTGGCGCGCCTGATCGTCGAGGAAGGGTGGAGTATCGCGTCGGCGGCGAGGATGTTCCGGGTCTCGTGGCCGACCGCGAAACGGTGGGCCCAGCGTTTCACCCAGCATGGCGACGCGGGGATGCAGGATCGCAGCTCCCGCCCTCGTCACTCGCCGAACAAGACGCCGGAGTCCCTCAAGCGCAAGATCATCGCGTTGCGGTGGCGTAAACGTCTGGGACCGGTTCAGATCGCCGGCCAGCTGACAATCGCCCCGTCGACCGTGCACGCCGTGCTGGTGCGGTGTCGGGTCAACCGACTCTCGTTCATCACCCGGCAGACAGGGGAACCGGTGCACCGTTACGAGCACGAGTATCCCGGCTCGATGATCCACGTTGATGTGACAAAGTTCGGCAACATCCCCGACGGGGGTGGCCATCGTTACGTGGGACGCCAGCAAGGAGGCGCGAATCGTGCGGCGACCACTCGCCGCACAGGCATACGGGCCGCGGACCGCACCGCGCGGCTGGGCACTTCGTTCGTGCACACCGTCATCGATGACAACTCCCGCGTCGCCTACGCGGAGATCTGCTCAGATGAGAAAGCCGATACTGCCATCGGGGTGCTGCAACGCGCGGTGCTCTGGTTCGCCGAACGCGGAGTGGTCGTCGAGCGTGTGCTCTCCGACAACGGGTCCGCTTACAAGTCGCACGCCTGGCGAGACGCCTGCACCGAACTCTCGCTCACGCCGAAACGGACCCGGCCCTACCGGCCTCAGACGAACGGGAAGATCGAACGCTTCCACCGCACCCTCGGCGGCGGCTGGGCCTACGGACGCTTCTACGGCTCCGACACCGAACGACGCGCCGCACTGCAACCATGGCTGCACTACTACAATCACCACAGGCTCCACTCCGCAATCGGAAACAAGCCACCCCTCAGCCGGTTAACTAGGGTCTGCTGCACGAGTAGGTGA
- a CDS encoding IS3 family transposase (programmed frameshift), with product MPKSYPREFRDDVVRVARNREPGVTIEQIATDFGVHTMTLQKWLQRAAVDDGSRPGMSRTEAVELRDGRKRIRLLEQENEVLRRAAAYLSQANLPKRFYPLVTELAVDGVPVTVTCRVLKLARQPYYRWLADPVTAREVVEGYRTNALFDAHQDDPEFGHRLLADEARDAGQVMADRTAWRICRDNSWWSAFGKKRAKNGKKPGPPVHDDLCTVTDDTGRIRHEFTAEEANELWLTDITEHKTAEGTLYLCAIKDVFSNRIVGYSIDSRMKSTLAVNALENAVAMRGNVAGCVVHSDRGSQFRSRKFRRALTRHRMVGSMGRVASCGDNAAMESFFSLLQKNVLDRRSWTTREQLRISIVTWIERTYHRRRRQPRLGRLTPIEFEAIMNTPATLAA from the exons ATGCCTAAGTCTTATCCCCGTGAGTTTCGTGACGATGTTGTTCGCGTCGCCCGTAATCGTGAGCCCGGCGTCACGATCGAGCAGATCGCGACCGATTTTGGTGTTCACACGATGACGTTGCAGAAGTGGTTGCAGCGTGCTGCTGTCGATGACGGCAGCAGACCTGGAATGTCTCGCACTGAGGCGGTGGAGTTGCGTGACGGACGTAAGCGGATCCGGTTGCTGGAGCAGGAGAACGAGGTCTTGCGGCGGGCGGCGGCGTATTTGTCGCAGGCAAACTTGCCG AAAAGGTTCTACCCGCTCGTGACTGAGCTCGCCGTCGACGGGGTTCCCGTGACGGTGACGTGTCGGGTTCTTAAGCTTGCCCGCCAGCCCTACTACCGGTGGCTGGCCGACCCGGTCACGGCTCGTGAGGTGGTCGAGGGGTATCGCACGAACGCTCTGTTCGACGCGCACCAGGATGACCCGGAGTTCGGGCATCGGCTCTTGGCGGACGAGGCTCGCGATGCCGGGCAGGTGATGGCTGATCGGACAGCGTGGCGCATCTGTCGTGACAATTCTTGGTGGAGTGCGTTTGGGAAGAAGCGGGCGAAGAACGGAAAGAAGCCTGGGCCGCCGGTCCACGACGACCTCTGCACGGTCACGGACGACACGGGCCGTATCCGGCACGAGTTCACCGCTGAGGAGGCGAATGAGCTGTGGTTAACGGACATCACGGAACACAAAACTGCGGAAGGCACGCTTTACCTCTGCGCGATCAAGGACGTTTTCTCCAACCGGATCGTCGGCTACTCCATCGACTCCCGAATGAAGTCGACACTGGCGGTCAACGCGCTGGAAAACGCCGTAGCGATGCGCGGTAATGTCGCTGGCTGCGTGGTTCACAGCGATCGAGGCTCTCAATTTCGAAGCAGGAAGTTCCGTCGTGCGCTCACCCGCCATCGCATGGTCGGATCGATGGGCCGAGTCGCCTCCTGCGGCGACAACGCCGCGATGGAGAGCTTCTTCTCGCTGCTCCAGAAGAACGTCCTGGACCGCCGCTCCTGGACCACCCGCGAGCAACTGCGCATCTCGATCGTGACCTGGATCGAGCGGACCTACCACCGGCGCCGCCGACAGCCCCGACTGGGACGGTTGACCCCGATCGAATTTGAGGCCATCATGAACACGCCAGCCACACTGGCTGCGTGA
- a CDS encoding SDR family NAD(P)-dependent oxidoreductase — translation MQMKKAIVTGGVSGIGEASAARLRADGVEVITVDISSSADYPLNVSDSGAVDSAVAAIGHIDILINCAGVLGPIKPLVELTNDEFQKTFDVNINGIFYFCRATIPSMVDHGWGRVINIASLSGKNGTPNLAAYSASKAAVSALTKSLGKEIATTGVLVNAIAPGFISTPMNADTSDDVIDDLTSEVPMKRSGRVEEVAALVSWLASDECSFSTGAVYDISGGTATY, via the coding sequence ATGCAGATGAAGAAAGCCATAGTAACGGGTGGAGTGAGTGGTATTGGAGAGGCGAGCGCGGCCCGATTGAGGGCGGACGGGGTGGAGGTCATCACCGTCGATATCTCCTCCAGCGCCGATTATCCGCTTAACGTATCTGACTCAGGTGCCGTAGACAGTGCTGTCGCAGCGATAGGGCATATTGACATCCTCATCAATTGTGCAGGTGTGCTCGGGCCAATAAAGCCGTTAGTGGAGTTAACCAACGATGAGTTCCAGAAAACGTTTGACGTTAACATAAATGGGATCTTCTATTTCTGCAGGGCGACGATACCCAGCATGGTTGATCATGGGTGGGGTCGAGTCATAAATATTGCGTCCTTATCGGGAAAAAACGGGACTCCAAACCTTGCAGCTTACTCCGCATCAAAAGCAGCCGTCAGTGCTCTCACCAAATCACTTGGCAAAGAGATTGCTACGACGGGCGTGCTGGTTAACGCGATTGCACCTGGATTCATCTCAACGCCAATGAACGCGGATACTTCGGACGACGTCATCGACGATCTTACGAGCGAAGTTCCCATGAAGCGCTCGGGGCGTGTCGAGGAAGTTGCGGCGCTTGTCAGTTGGCTCGCTTCAGACGAGTGCAGTTTTTCTACTGGTGCCGTTTACGATATTAGCGGCGGAACCGCGACCTACTAG
- a CDS encoding amidohydrolase family protein: MRIDFRVQPPYKSYLDTHLFNGRPKDPDPVTLNGLMGNIPYYRSFEERSMDAFLDEMDEARIDIAVVTGHTAPAPYFGVDNDDIAEIVDKWPDRFIGFGAIDTNSSDPAELVRQVEKIADRGFRGIGIMFGWADTPIYDDDQRLYPMYEKCAELGMIVTTTSSIFVGPDLSYSDPIHIQRVARDFPDLPIVVSHGSWPWATELCGVAFQNSNVYLMPDIYLNVPGIPGASEYVIAANNFASYRTLHASAYPVRPLQDSIDGLMQSGLHPGEITDRVLGGNAARLLGLDASAARF, translated from the coding sequence ATGCGAATCGACTTTCGTGTTCAACCCCCATATAAGAGTTATTTGGACACCCATTTATTCAATGGTCGACCAAAGGATCCGGATCCCGTTACCCTTAACGGTCTTATGGGGAATATACCGTATTATCGTTCCTTTGAAGAGCGTTCTATGGATGCATTCCTGGATGAAATGGACGAGGCACGGATCGATATCGCAGTCGTGACCGGTCATACTGCTCCAGCTCCATATTTCGGCGTCGACAACGATGATATCGCGGAGATTGTTGATAAGTGGCCTGACAGGTTTATAGGCTTTGGCGCCATCGACACCAATTCATCCGACCCAGCGGAACTTGTGAGACAAGTAGAAAAGATCGCTGACCGAGGTTTTCGAGGAATAGGCATCATGTTCGGCTGGGCAGACACGCCGATTTATGACGATGACCAAAGACTCTATCCCATGTACGAAAAATGTGCGGAACTTGGCATGATCGTCACAACCACCTCTAGCATTTTCGTCGGTCCCGACTTAAGCTATTCAGATCCAATTCACATTCAACGAGTGGCGCGAGACTTTCCCGACTTGCCGATCGTAGTGTCCCATGGGAGCTGGCCATGGGCTACGGAACTGTGCGGGGTCGCTTTCCAAAATTCAAATGTGTACTTGATGCCAGATATTTATTTGAATGTCCCGGGAATTCCCGGTGCCAGTGAATATGTCATCGCCGCCAATAACTTTGCATCGTATAGAACCCTCCATGCTAGTGCGTACCCTGTGCGCCCGCTTCAAGACAGTATTGACGGCCTGATGCAAAGTGGCCTCCATCCAGGTGAAATCACAGACCGGGTACTCGGAGGAAACGCTGCTCGCTTGCTCGGTCTAGACGCATCAGCCGCACGGTTTTAG
- a CDS encoding SDR family NAD(P)-dependent oxidoreductase yields the protein MRMGRLSGKVAIVTGAASGIGNQTARDFAEAGAKVIAVDLNDGALANAFPDSSDYSETILAISFDVTDSIAVEEFFDSVEKNFGRVDVLVNCAGIGIGGSIIETSDEVWDRVINVNLRSVFLMCRAAVRMMVKEGAGRIINMGSAAGVIGVKDQSAYCASKGGVVLLSKQMAVDFEHLGIRVNAVCPIGVNTPLLTNQLEPLVDPSQTETELKKKFGTVLPVQEVSAVILFLATDGLSSMPVPYIQ from the coding sequence ATGAGGATGGGAAGATTATCTGGAAAGGTTGCAATAGTCACTGGAGCAGCGTCTGGAATTGGAAACCAGACCGCTCGAGATTTTGCAGAAGCTGGTGCGAAGGTAATAGCCGTGGATCTCAACGATGGTGCGCTCGCTAACGCGTTTCCAGATTCGAGTGACTATTCTGAAACTATCTTAGCAATTTCTTTTGACGTTACAGACTCGATTGCTGTCGAAGAGTTTTTTGATTCTGTAGAGAAGAATTTTGGTCGGGTTGATGTGTTGGTCAACTGTGCGGGAATAGGTATCGGTGGGTCCATTATCGAGACCTCGGATGAGGTATGGGATCGCGTAATTAACGTCAATTTGCGAAGTGTCTTTTTGATGTGTCGCGCAGCTGTAAGGATGATGGTGAAGGAAGGCGCCGGCCGGATTATAAATATGGGTTCGGCGGCGGGCGTCATCGGAGTGAAAGACCAAAGTGCCTATTGTGCTTCAAAGGGTGGGGTCGTCTTACTGAGCAAACAGATGGCAGTGGACTTCGAGCACTTAGGTATCCGCGTTAATGCCGTATGCCCCATCGGAGTCAATACTCCGCTGTTAACGAATCAACTCGAGCCACTCGTTGATCCAAGCCAGACTGAGACTGAACTTAAGAAGAAGTTTGGAACGGTCCTGCCCGTTCAAGAGGTATCTGCGGTCATTCTCTTTCTCGCAACTGATGGATTGAGTAGCATGCCGGTTCCTTACATTCAGTGA